AGCGACCATCGCTCGCTTAGTCCGTGCTGGCGTTCGAGTGCTTGTAACCACCCATAGCGACTTCATGCTCCAAGAGATTGGAAACCTGATGCGGGAAGGTGAACTGGGGGTGAAGACCGGTGAACCAGCAAGCTGGCTCGAACAAGAAGAAGTCGGGGCTTGGTTGTTCCAAAAGAACGGGAAAGTAAAGGAAATCGAGTTTGACCGCATCAAAGGCATAGAGCCAATGGAGTACGAAGACGTTGCCGAGGCACTCTACAACCGGTGGGCAGATCTTCAATACCAACTCGATAAGAAAACAGGAGATAAGGAAGATAAAGTATGAGTGAGGTGCTCAACGGAATCCGGACACGAGTGGGCGAAGAAAACCTGAGCACCTTACGGAGTAGAAGCAGTTGTGGCGTGAACATGACTGAGGCACCTTCTCCTCGAGTTGTGATAGACGCAGACCGTGCATTCCCAGCACACGGAATGATGGGGAAACGATGCGACTATATTATTTTCTTCTGCGACACCGCTCAAAACTGTCTCGTTGCGGTTTTGATTGAACTCAAGGGCGGCGATGTCAAAGCATCAGAGGTTTCTGAGCAGTTGCAAGCAGGTGCGAACTTTGCCGAGCGTTTCACACCGGGGGCGCCTGAAGCTGTATGCCTCCCATGCTTGTTTCACAAAGGAATTCACAAGAGAGAATTTCAGCAGCTTCAAAGAGCTAGTGTGCGTTTTCGGGGAGAAGACACACCCATTAAGACAGCGCGCTGCGATAGTCCTTTGATTCGGGCACTATCCTAGAGAAATAAAACAGGAGCCTTTCGTGGAAGCATCAGAAAATAAAACCATCATCCTCGGCGTTACCGGCGGAATCGCCATCCATAAATCCATCGACCTAGCGAGCCAACTGGTCGTCATGACAGAAAACGCCACACGCTTGGTGCAGCCGATCCAATTCCAAGTCATCTCCCGAAACCCTGTCCTGCTCGACCTTTTCGATATCGGCTCCGATTGGAAACCGGTGCACATCGATCTCGCTGACAAAGCGCACCTGCTAGCAATCGTTCCCGCCACCGCAAACATCATCGGGAAAATGGCGAACGGCATCGCCGACAACGCGCTCTCCACGGTCGCAATCTCCGTCCACTGCCCAATCCTAATTGCACCCGCGATGGAACAACATATGTATGAAAACCCATTTGTGGCGGCGAACATCCAAAGTTTGAAGGAACACGGCGTCCAATTTGTCGAACCTGTCAGCGGCGATCTCGCCTCCGGAAAACAGGGGATGGGACGCTTGAACACAGTCGAAGTCATCTTGGAACGCATCACCCAAATGTTGCAAACACCCAAAGACCTAGACGGCAAGCGGGTAATTGTCACAGCAGGACCCACGCGGGAATACCTCGATCCAGTCCGCTTTATCAGCAACCGATCCAGCGGAAAGATGGGATATGCGGTCGCCGAAGCCGCACGAGATCGCGGTGCAGAGGTTCTCCTCATCAGCGGACCAGCAACAGCAGCACCACCCACAGGCGTCGAAACCTGCTACATAGAAACCACACTGGAGCTACAAGACACACTCCTCGAACGCTTCGATCAGACCGATATCGTGGTGATGGCAGCAGCCGTCGCCGACTATCGCCCACAAGCGTTCTCCCCGAACAAAATCAAGAAAACCACCGATCAACTGACCATCCCACTCGAACAAAACCCGGACATCGCACAAGTCCTAGGCAAACGCAAAAAGAAAGGACAGATCACGGTCGGTTTCGCCGCCGAAACGAATGACCTCTTGGAGAACGCCCAAAAGAAATTGGTCAAGAAGAACTGTGACCTCATCGTAGCAAACGACGTATTGGCGGAAGGCGCGGGGTTTGAAGGCGATACCAACATCGTAACCCTGTTGGACCAACGTGGAAACTGCGAACAACTCCCCCTGCTCTCCAAACGCGAAGTTGCAGATCGTATCCTAGACCGCGTGGTTGAACTGGCTCAGAGCTAGGTACCGTTGGTAATCCCTCCTATCCTCCCCAACCCACATACTAAGAAATTAGGACTCAATTACAAATTCCCCACACAAAAACTGGGATCTTGAAAAAACAAAGGGAGGGATGCTCTCAAAAAAATCCTTTAGGGCTAAAACCCCAAGATTCATCTTGCGAATATGAACCTGCTTTAGTTTTGTACCCATTCGGATTTTGTGATATACTAGATAGTGGGACTCGCAAGATTTCCAATCCCCAACCACAGGTATCAAAACCTGACATGATAGGGAGGTGTTCAAAACCGGTTGTACAATCAATCCTAATGCGTTGGCAGCGCCTGCTGCCGGCTAGTTCATAGGCGACTTGCCCCAAAAGAATGAACGGGCGAGCAGCACATTTTACCTTAACCGTATCTACAGAGCAATAGCAAAGGAGAAAGGAACAATGAAAGCAACCATTTCTGTTCTGTTTATAGCAGCTGTCCTTTTAATCCTTATCCCGTTGGGCGACGGGAAACAGCGCCCTGGTTTGGAATTAATGCTCTATTATCCCCTTGACGAAGGCGGCGGCAGAACCGTGGAGGACAAGTCCGAAAGCGAAGCCGACGGCAAATTATCGGCGGGAGAATGGGTTGATGGCAAATATGGGAAAGCTGTACGGTTTAACATGAAGGATGGAGACGGCGATCCCGAAGGTACTAGTAATATCCGAACTCGAGAAAATGATGCCTTTGCCTTTAAGGGGCATGCGGAAATCACGCTGATGGCATGGATCAAAAATGAGACTGACCATTGGGCTTGGGCTGGGATTAATCAGTTTGTAGTTATCTATAACCGTCCTGAAGGAAATTTCACAAACTACGGTTTTCGGATAGAAGACCCGGGGCACCCCGCTCTATTTTATCGCGATGCAGCGGACGCAGATTGGCATCGTAAGACCTCAAGAGGTGACCCTTTGCCAACGAAGCAGTGGGTACATGTCGCGTGTACCGCTATTCTGGGCAAGGGAGACACCATGAAGTTCTATGTAGATGGGGAAGAACGTCCCAGTGGATGGAGTCATGGCAACGGAAATTTTAAGGCGATTGCGGTACCAGGTCCGATCGATATCGGCTCCCGTTGGGGAGGTGGAGGCAAACATCTCTTCCACGGCTCCATTGATGAGGTCATGATCTGGAGGGGCGTCTTTGAAGCCGATGAAATCAAAGAGATTATGTCGGCACCCGCCGACGAATTCCTCGCTGTTCAACCCCGCGGAAAGCTCGCGACAACGTGGGCAACACTAAAACGAAGTTCTAACTAATAGACTTAAACCCGCAATGACAATATTGCCCCCTGATGTTTATATCAAATAGATACACTCTCCTATCAGCATCAGGGGGCTTTTTTAATTAAGGCTCAGTCATAAATGCAGAAAGTCAGGGA
The sequence above is drawn from the Candidatus Poribacteria bacterium genome and encodes:
- the coaBC gene encoding bifunctional phosphopantothenoylcysteine decarboxylase/phosphopantothenate--cysteine ligase CoaBC; amino-acid sequence: MEASENKTIILGVTGGIAIHKSIDLASQLVVMTENATRLVQPIQFQVISRNPVLLDLFDIGSDWKPVHIDLADKAHLLAIVPATANIIGKMANGIADNALSTVAISVHCPILIAPAMEQHMYENPFVAANIQSLKEHGVQFVEPVSGDLASGKQGMGRLNTVEVILERITQMLQTPKDLDGKRVIVTAGPTREYLDPVRFISNRSSGKMGYAVAEAARDRGAEVLLISGPATAAPPTGVETCYIETTLELQDTLLERFDQTDIVVMAAAVADYRPQAFSPNKIKKTTDQLTIPLEQNPDIAQVLGKRKKKGQITVGFAAETNDLLENAQKKLVKKNCDLIVANDVLAEGAGFEGDTNIVTLLDQRGNCEQLPLLSKREVADRILDRVVELAQS
- a CDS encoding LamG domain-containing protein; the encoded protein is MKATISVLFIAAVLLILIPLGDGKQRPGLELMLYYPLDEGGGRTVEDKSESEADGKLSAGEWVDGKYGKAVRFNMKDGDGDPEGTSNIRTRENDAFAFKGHAEITLMAWIKNETDHWAWAGINQFVVIYNRPEGNFTNYGFRIEDPGHPALFYRDAADADWHRKTSRGDPLPTKQWVHVACTAILGKGDTMKFYVDGEERPSGWSHGNGNFKAIAVPGPIDIGSRWGGGGKHLFHGSIDEVMIWRGVFEADEIKEIMSAPADEFLAVQPRGKLATTWATLKRSSN